One genomic segment of Planctomycetia bacterium includes these proteins:
- a CDS encoding metal-transporting ATPase: MSSATMHSQPARVEEPVARQWPVNEWIAVGAVAGLAAWAVLWFGTAWGRLPVPSVAFDAALPFRPPMWADLPLVAVLVAGGLPLVADLAMKLVTGRFGSDLLAGLSIVTSVILGEYLAGALVVLMLSGGAALEARAVSRAGDVLRALARRMPTLAHRKTPAGLSDVRLVEVAIGDEIVVLPHEICPVDGTVIAGRGSMDESYLTGEPYRMAKAPGSTVLSGAINGEAALEIRTDAVAGDSRYAKIMGVLAASSERRPRLRRLADTLGAFYTPLAVAVAAAAWFASGDATRFLAVLVVATPCPLLIAIPVAIIGAVSLAAKRGIVIRDPAILERLDSCRTAIFDKTGTLTYGSPRLTEVVLLGRLAEADVLAIAASLEGYSKHPLAAAVVAAAAERSLRLCEVEALAEKPGQGLTGVVHRLNGTHGPHAVAITSRQKLAATGPDAAARLPPMAGGLECVVVVDGEPAALLRFRDAPRADGRSFVDHLRPAHQLSRVMLVSGDREAEVRWLADLVGIREVHAGIQPEGKLAIVEAATAEAPTVFVGDGINDAPALAAATVGIAMGAASDVTSEAAGAVVMDSALERVDELFHIGSRLRSIALQSAVGGMIASLAGMGLAAAGYLPPAAGALLQEAIDVIAVVNALRVSWRPGTLSDYGGGG; the protein is encoded by the coding sequence ATGTCGAGCGCGACCATGCATTCCCAGCCAGCCCGTGTCGAGGAGCCGGTCGCCCGCCAGTGGCCGGTCAACGAGTGGATCGCGGTCGGGGCCGTGGCCGGGCTCGCCGCCTGGGCCGTGCTCTGGTTCGGAACCGCCTGGGGTCGGCTCCCCGTGCCCTCGGTCGCGTTCGACGCCGCGTTGCCGTTTCGCCCACCGATGTGGGCCGATCTGCCCCTCGTCGCCGTGCTCGTGGCCGGCGGCCTGCCGCTGGTCGCCGACCTGGCCATGAAACTCGTCACCGGCCGCTTCGGCTCCGACCTCCTCGCCGGGCTGTCGATCGTCACGAGTGTGATCCTCGGCGAGTACCTCGCCGGCGCACTCGTCGTCCTCATGCTCTCCGGCGGCGCGGCGCTCGAGGCCCGGGCCGTGAGCCGGGCGGGGGATGTGCTCCGGGCCCTTGCCCGGCGCATGCCGACCCTCGCCCACCGGAAGACGCCCGCCGGCCTCAGCGACGTGCGGCTCGTCGAGGTCGCGATCGGCGACGAGATCGTCGTCCTGCCGCACGAGATCTGCCCGGTGGACGGCACGGTGATCGCGGGTCGCGGTTCGATGGACGAGAGCTACCTCACCGGTGAGCCCTACCGGATGGCGAAGGCGCCCGGATCGACCGTCCTGTCCGGCGCCATCAACGGCGAGGCGGCCCTCGAGATCCGCACCGACGCGGTCGCCGGCGACAGCCGCTACGCGAAGATCATGGGGGTGCTCGCGGCGAGCAGCGAGCGCCGGCCGCGGCTGCGCCGGCTGGCCGACACGCTCGGGGCGTTCTACACGCCACTGGCTGTGGCGGTGGCGGCCGCGGCCTGGTTCGCCAGCGGCGACGCCACCCGGTTTCTCGCCGTGCTCGTCGTCGCCACACCCTGCCCGCTGTTGATCGCGATCCCGGTGGCGATCATCGGCGCCGTCTCACTGGCGGCGAAACGCGGGATCGTGATCCGCGACCCGGCGATCCTCGAGCGGCTCGACTCCTGCCGGACCGCGATCTTCGACAAGACCGGGACGCTCACGTACGGCAGCCCGCGGCTCACCGAGGTCGTGCTGCTCGGCCGGCTGGCGGAGGCCGACGTGCTGGCGATTGCCGCCAGCCTGGAGGGTTACTCGAAGCATCCGCTGGCAGCGGCGGTCGTCGCGGCCGCGGCCGAGCGGTCGCTGCGGCTGTGCGAGGTCGAGGCCCTCGCCGAGAAGCCGGGGCAGGGGCTGACCGGCGTGGTCCACCGGCTCAACGGCACGCATGGCCCGCACGCGGTGGCGATCACGAGCCGGCAGAAGCTCGCCGCCACGGGGCCGGACGCGGCCGCGCGCCTGCCGCCGATGGCGGGCGGACTGGAGTGTGTCGTGGTCGTCGATGGGGAGCCGGCGGCGCTGCTCCGCTTCCGTGACGCACCGCGGGCCGATGGCCGGTCATTCGTCGACCACCTGCGGCCCGCTCACCAGCTGTCGCGCGTGATGCTCGTCTCCGGTGATCGCGAGGCCGAGGTCCGCTGGCTGGCCGATCTCGTCGGCATTCGCGAGGTCCACGCCGGCATCCAGCCCGAGGGGAAGCTGGCGATCGTCGAGGCCGCGACCGCCGAGGCGCCGACCGTGTTCGTCGGCGACGGCATCAACGACGCACCGGCCCTGGCCGCGGCTACCGTCGGCATCGCGATGGGGGCGGCGAGCGACGTGACGAGCGAGGCTGCCGGGGCGGTGGTGATGGATTCGGCGCTGGAGCGGGTGGACGAGCTGTTTCACATCGGCAGTCGGCTGCGGTCGATCGCCCTGCAGAGCGCCGTCGGCGGCATGATCGCGAGCCTCGCCGGGATGGGCCTGGCAGCCGCCGGGTACCTGCCGCCGGCGGCTGGAGCCCTCCTCCAGGAGGCGATCGACGTGATCGCCGTGGTCAATGCGCTGCGGGTTTCGTGGCGGCCCGGGACACTCTCCGACTACGGCGGCGGCGGCTGA
- the pgk gene encoding phosphoglycerate kinase: MAKKSVADLDPQGKTILVRVDFNVPQDEAGAITDDRRIRMAIPSIRSIIDRGGKAVLMSHLGRPAGKGVEPEFSLAPVAKRLGELLGRPVALAADTGGADSHAKARSLPAGGVLVLENVRFNKGEKKGDDAAYVQGLATIADAYVNDAFGTCHRTEASMHAVPVAMKALGKPAVSGFLVEKEIQYLADAVARPKRPFVAILGGKKVSDKIAVIENLLSICDHVLIGGAMAYTFSLAQGGKTGKSLVEKDKLDLARDLLARGGGRLVLPSDTHCAADFSATAARQVVQAGTIPDGFEGLDIGPETARAYAEIIRSAGTVVWNGPMGVFEMPPFDEGTKVVAAAVADATAHGAITIIGGGDSAAAVEQLGYAERVSHVSTGGGASLEMLEGKAFATVEVLDDK, encoded by the coding sequence ATGGCCAAGAAGTCAGTCGCCGACCTCGACCCCCAGGGCAAGACGATCCTCGTACGGGTCGACTTCAACGTCCCGCAGGACGAGGCCGGGGCGATCACCGATGATCGGCGGATCCGCATGGCCATCCCCTCGATCCGCTCGATCATCGACCGGGGCGGCAAGGCCGTGCTCATGTCGCACCTCGGCCGGCCGGCCGGCAAGGGGGTCGAGCCGGAGTTTTCCCTGGCCCCGGTCGCAAAGCGGCTCGGCGAGCTGCTCGGCCGTCCGGTGGCACTGGCCGCCGACACCGGCGGCGCCGACTCCCACGCCAAGGCCCGATCGCTGCCGGCCGGCGGCGTGCTGGTGCTGGAAAACGTCCGCTTCAACAAGGGGGAGAAGAAGGGGGACGACGCGGCCTACGTCCAGGGTCTGGCGACCATCGCCGACGCCTACGTCAATGACGCCTTCGGCACCTGCCACCGCACCGAGGCGAGCATGCATGCCGTGCCGGTGGCGATGAAGGCCCTGGGCAAGCCGGCCGTGTCGGGCTTCCTCGTCGAGAAGGAGATCCAGTACCTCGCCGACGCCGTTGCCCGGCCGAAACGGCCCTTCGTGGCGATCCTCGGCGGCAAGAAGGTGTCGGACAAGATCGCCGTCATCGAGAACCTGCTCTCGATCTGCGACCATGTCCTGATCGGCGGTGCCATGGCATACACGTTTTCCCTGGCGCAGGGGGGCAAGACAGGAAAGTCCCTCGTCGAGAAGGACAAGCTCGACCTCGCCCGCGATCTGCTCGCCCGCGGGGGCGGCCGCCTCGTGCTCCCGAGCGACACGCACTGTGCCGCCGATTTCTCCGCCACGGCGGCCCGGCAGGTGGTGCAGGCCGGCACGATTCCCGACGGGTTCGAGGGGCTCGACATCGGCCCGGAAACGGCCCGGGCCTACGCCGAGATCATCCGCTCGGCCGGCACGGTCGTCTGGAACGGGCCGATGGGGGTGTTCGAGATGCCCCCCTTCGACGAGGGCACGAAGGTCGTGGCCGCGGCCGTCGCCGACGCGACCGCGCACGGCGCGATCACCATCATCGGCGGCGGCGACTCGGCAGCGGCAGTGGAGCAGCTCGGCTATGCCGAGCGTGTCAGCCACGTCTCCACCGGAGGCGGGGCGTCGCTGGAGATGCTCGAAGGCAAGGCCTTCGCCACCGTGGAAGTTCTCGACGACAAGTGA
- a CDS encoding homospermidine synthase, with amino-acid sequence MLPFQNRILFVGFGAVARCTLPILLDHVRVPPDKITILEFQPDEQALRPWIERGVNFVRGKVEPGNLAEILGRHVAAGDILIDLAWNIDCCEIVQWCHDHGVRYLNTSVELWDPYEHAKGAHPTHLTLYWRHMKLRQMIAGWKEPGPTAVLEHGANPGLISHFTKHALLDIARVCLEERAFAGAQAERIAQHAKSQAFNHLAHELGVKVIHCSERDTQISDRPKEVDEFVNTWSVEGFREEGTTTAEMGWGTHEKELPPFAYEHADGPRSQICLARMGINTQVASWVPNHTIVGMVVRHGEAFSITEKLSVRDGNGRTIYRPTVHYAYCPCDAAIASLWELRGNDYRLQPRVRIMTDEITSGADILGALVMGHPLTSWWCGTDLSIEESRRLVPHQNATTMQVAISVVAATMWLIENPARGVVLPDDLPHEYVLDIARPYLGKFISERSDWTPLKNYSNAFHGYNRPAVDPADPWQFKNFLLTDGD; translated from the coding sequence ATGCTCCCGTTCCAGAACCGCATCCTGTTCGTCGGCTTCGGCGCCGTCGCCCGCTGCACGCTCCCCATCCTCCTCGACCACGTCCGCGTGCCGCCGGACAAGATTACGATTCTCGAGTTCCAGCCCGACGAGCAGGCGCTGCGGCCGTGGATCGAGCGGGGCGTGAACTTCGTCCGCGGCAAGGTCGAGCCGGGCAACCTGGCGGAGATCCTCGGCCGGCACGTCGCCGCCGGCGACATCCTCATCGACCTCGCCTGGAACATCGACTGCTGCGAGATCGTGCAGTGGTGCCACGACCACGGCGTCCGCTACCTCAACACGTCAGTCGAGCTTTGGGACCCCTACGAGCACGCCAAGGGGGCGCACCCGACTCACCTCACGCTCTACTGGCGGCACATGAAGCTGCGCCAGATGATCGCTGGCTGGAAGGAGCCCGGCCCCACGGCCGTGCTCGAGCACGGCGCGAACCCCGGCCTGATCAGCCACTTCACCAAGCACGCGCTCCTCGACATCGCCCGCGTCTGCCTGGAGGAGCGGGCCTTCGCCGGCGCGCAGGCCGAGCGGATCGCCCAGCACGCCAAGTCGCAGGCCTTCAACCACCTGGCCCACGAGCTGGGCGTGAAGGTGATCCATTGCAGCGAGCGGGACACGCAGATCTCCGACCGCCCCAAGGAGGTGGACGAGTTCGTCAACACCTGGAGCGTGGAGGGCTTCCGCGAGGAGGGGACGACGACCGCCGAGATGGGCTGGGGCACGCACGAGAAGGAACTGCCCCCGTTCGCCTACGAGCATGCCGACGGTCCGCGGAGCCAGATCTGCCTGGCGCGGATGGGGATCAACACGCAGGTCGCCAGCTGGGTGCCGAACCATACGATCGTGGGGATGGTGGTCCGGCACGGCGAGGCGTTCAGCATCACGGAAAAACTCTCCGTCCGCGACGGCAACGGCCGGACGATCTACCGGCCCACGGTCCACTACGCCTACTGCCCCTGCGACGCGGCCATCGCCAGCCTCTGGGAGCTGCGCGGCAACGACTACCGGCTCCAGCCCCGGGTGCGGATCATGACCGACGAGATCACCAGCGGTGCCGACATCCTCGGGGCCCTCGTCATGGGGCACCCGCTGACGTCGTGGTGGTGCGGCACCGACCTGTCGATCGAGGAGTCGCGGCGGCTGGTGCCCCACCAGAACGCGACGACGATGCAGGTGGCGATCTCGGTGGTGGCGGCGACGATGTGGCTGATCGAGAACCCGGCCCGGGGCGTCGTCCTCCCCGACGACCTGCCGCACGAGTACGTCCTCGACATCGCCCGCCCGTACCTCGGCAAGTTCATCTCTGAGCGGAGCGACTGGACGCCGCTCAAGAACTACTCCAACGCCTTCCACGGCTACAACCGGCCCGCCGTCGATCCGGCCGATCCGTGGCAGTTCAAGAACTTCCTCCTCACCGACGGCGACTGA
- the odc gene encoding ornithine decarboxylase: MHQKTLLDLARKHGTPLFVVDHAELRRNYALFRRHFPRVQVYYAVKVNADPAIVQTFYELGGSFDVASIQEFRTVHANIADLPAKERQDFIWDKIIYANPIKPIETLRELDRYKPLVTFDNEEEVRKIAAHAPHAGLCLRLRVPNTGSMVELSSKFGALPGEAVDLIRCAHDHDLVVEGLSFHVGSQCTNPENYIQALHLCAGIFAEAKTGGFDLRLLDIGGGFPAAYDASVPKLSALARKINHEIDRLFPEPIEILAEPGRFLVASAGSAVSKIIGKAFRNDKTCYYVDDGVYHTYSGVIFDHCTYHMKSFKRGKTRLCAVFGPTCDALDTISLSEQLPDLEIGDYLYSENIGAYSAASSTHFNGFPPATVVHVNR; encoded by the coding sequence ATGCACCAGAAGACGCTCCTCGACCTCGCCCGCAAGCACGGCACGCCGCTGTTCGTCGTCGACCACGCCGAACTGCGCCGCAACTACGCCCTCTTCCGCCGGCATTTTCCCCGCGTCCAGGTCTACTACGCGGTCAAGGTCAACGCCGACCCGGCGATCGTGCAGACCTTCTACGAGCTCGGCGGCAGCTTCGACGTGGCGAGCATCCAGGAGTTTCGCACCGTCCACGCCAACATCGCCGATCTGCCCGCCAAGGAACGGCAGGACTTCATCTGGGACAAGATCATCTACGCCAACCCGATCAAGCCGATCGAGACGCTCCGCGAGCTCGACCGCTACAAGCCGTTGGTGACCTTCGACAACGAGGAGGAGGTGCGGAAGATCGCGGCCCACGCGCCGCACGCCGGCCTCTGCCTCCGGCTGCGCGTCCCCAACACCGGATCGATGGTGGAATTGTCGAGCAAGTTCGGCGCCCTTCCCGGCGAGGCGGTGGACCTGATCCGCTGCGCCCACGACCACGACCTGGTCGTCGAGGGACTGTCGTTTCACGTCGGCAGCCAGTGCACGAACCCCGAGAACTACATCCAGGCGCTGCATCTCTGCGCCGGCATCTTTGCCGAGGCCAAGACGGGGGGCTTCGACCTCCGGCTCCTCGACATCGGCGGCGGCTTCCCGGCCGCCTACGACGCCTCGGTGCCGAAGCTCTCCGCCCTGGCCCGGAAGATCAACCACGAGATCGACCGGCTGTTTCCCGAGCCGATCGAGATCCTCGCCGAGCCGGGCCGGTTCCTCGTCGCCTCCGCCGGCTCGGCCGTCAGCAAGATCATCGGCAAGGCGTTCCGCAACGACAAGACCTGCTACTACGTCGACGACGGCGTCTATCACACCTACTCGGGGGTGATCTTCGACCACTGCACGTACCACATGAAGAGCTTCAAGCGGGGCAAGACCAGGCTGTGCGCCGTCTTTGGCCCGACCTGCGACGCCCTCGACACGATCAGCCTCTCGGAGCAGCTGCCTGACCTGGAGATCGGCGATTATCTCTACAGCGAGAACATCGGCGCCTACTCCGCGGCGAGCAGCACGCACTTCAACGGCTTCCCGCCGGCGACGGTCGTCCACGTCAACCGCTGA
- a CDS encoding membrane protein, translating into MQGRWIASRLPAVAVLCGIVAAVFWALLPERVPVEVRPVSRGPLAVRVSDDGVTRIKERYIVSAPLAGRMSRVELHAGDPVVAGETTITVIEPTDPALLDPRAEAEALARVAAARAARRAAEPLHAQALVAVEYTAADLQRARDLAPSRALSHEQLDAAERAWKTAVEAEKAAAERVQITQYELLLAEAALLRTRPTDGSGRPEDWRMEIRSPVGGRVLRLLKESAAVVEPGTQIVVVGEPTDLEIVIDLVSEDAVKVQPGNRCEITAWGGERPLAGRVRLVEPRGFTKVSPLGVEEQRVNVIVDFESAAADRPTLGDDFRVEAAITVDELDDAVRVPLAALFRHGRGEAVFVVVADRARLVPVRTGRRGDRDAEVLEGLAGGEAVIAYPSDRVADGVAVIGR; encoded by the coding sequence ATGCAGGGCCGCTGGATCGCCTCCCGACTCCCCGCGGTCGCGGTGCTTTGCGGCATCGTGGCTGCGGTCTTCTGGGCGCTCCTCCCGGAGCGGGTGCCGGTCGAGGTCCGGCCGGTCTCGCGCGGGCCACTCGCCGTCCGCGTGTCCGACGACGGCGTGACGCGGATCAAGGAGCGGTACATCGTCTCCGCGCCGCTGGCCGGGCGGATGAGCCGCGTCGAGCTGCATGCCGGCGACCCGGTCGTGGCCGGCGAGACGACGATTACGGTGATCGAACCGACCGACCCCGCGCTCCTCGACCCGCGGGCCGAGGCGGAGGCGCTGGCCCGCGTCGCGGCGGCCCGCGCCGCCCGCCGGGCGGCCGAGCCGCTCCATGCCCAGGCTCTGGTGGCCGTCGAGTACACGGCGGCCGACCTGCAACGGGCCCGGGACCTGGCCCCGAGCCGGGCGCTGTCGCACGAGCAGCTCGACGCCGCCGAGCGGGCCTGGAAGACGGCCGTCGAGGCGGAGAAGGCGGCGGCGGAGCGGGTGCAGATCACGCAGTACGAGCTGCTGCTCGCCGAGGCGGCGCTGCTGCGGACCCGGCCGACCGACGGGTCCGGCCGGCCCGAGGACTGGCGGATGGAGATCCGCTCCCCGGTGGGCGGCAGGGTGCTGCGGCTGCTCAAGGAGAGCGCCGCCGTCGTGGAGCCGGGGACGCAGATCGTCGTCGTCGGGGAGCCGACCGACCTGGAGATCGTGATCGACCTCGTCTCCGAGGACGCCGTCAAGGTGCAGCCGGGCAACCGCTGCGAGATCACGGCCTGGGGGGGCGAGCGGCCGCTCGCCGGCCGCGTGCGGCTGGTGGAGCCGCGCGGGTTCACCAAGGTGTCGCCGCTCGGCGTCGAGGAGCAGCGGGTGAACGTGATCGTCGATTTCGAGAGCGCCGCCGCCGACCGGCCGACCCTCGGCGACGACTTCCGCGTCGAGGCGGCGATCACGGTGGACGAGCTGGACGACGCCGTCCGCGTGCCGCTGGCCGCCCTGTTCCGCCACGGCCGGGGCGAGGCGGTGTTCGTCGTCGTGGCCGACAGGGCCCGATTGGTGCCGGTACGGACCGGGCGGCGCGGCGATCGCGACGCCGAGGTGCTCGAGGGGCTCGCCGGCGGCGAGGCGGTGATCGCCTACCCGAGCGACCGGGTGGCCGACGGCGTGGCCGTGATCGGCCGCTGA
- a CDS encoding xylose isomerase produces MAFSHLPLGYCTNVHPCRTLADVAPLLDRFAVPIRDRCGFAIAAGLWLPAAAAAEAVASPAAVADLAAALSDRGLTCHTLNAFPYGDFHGTRVKESVYLPDWTDPRRLDYTLACGRLLAAILPAGAEGSISTLPLGFKAAATRPTFEPEAIATLLDCARGLATIHAETGRLIRLAIEPEPFCLLETTAETVAFFGRLFVAASAAGSEEFVRRHVGLCYDVCHQAVEFEDPATALATLTAAGVRINKVQISCAIEVADPRDPAQRAALAAYVEPRYLHQTMARAADGSILRAVDLTAALVADPPAAWLAARPWRIHYHVPVDAEQLGPLGTTRADLRAAIDAIGGLAEPPHLEIETYTWPVMAGGAATPIVTGIADELRATRDLLAAPAAGGHASFSG; encoded by the coding sequence ATGGCCTTTTCCCATCTGCCGCTGGGCTATTGCACCAACGTCCATCCCTGCCGGACGCTGGCCGACGTCGCGCCGCTGCTCGACCGGTTCGCCGTGCCGATCCGCGACCGCTGCGGCTTCGCGATCGCGGCCGGGCTCTGGCTGCCGGCCGCGGCCGCCGCCGAGGCCGTCGCCTCTCCCGCCGCGGTCGCCGACCTCGCGGCCGCGCTCTCGGACCGCGGCCTCACCTGCCACACGCTCAATGCCTTTCCCTACGGCGACTTCCACGGCACGCGGGTGAAGGAAAGCGTCTATCTGCCCGACTGGACCGACCCCCGGCGGCTCGACTACACGCTCGCCTGCGGCCGGCTGCTCGCCGCGATCCTCCCCGCCGGGGCCGAGGGGAGCATCTCGACGCTGCCGCTCGGCTTCAAGGCCGCCGCGACGCGGCCCACGTTCGAGCCCGAGGCAATCGCCACGCTGCTCGACTGTGCCCGCGGGCTGGCCACGATCCACGCCGAGACCGGCCGCCTGATCCGGCTGGCGATCGAGCCGGAGCCGTTCTGCCTGCTGGAGACGACCGCCGAGACGGTGGCCTTCTTCGGCCGGCTGTTCGTCGCCGCGTCCGCGGCAGGCAGCGAGGAGTTTGTCCGCCGGCACGTCGGCCTGTGCTACGACGTCTGCCACCAGGCGGTGGAGTTCGAGGATCCGGCAACGGCGCTGGCCACGCTCACGGCCGCCGGCGTCAGGATCAACAAGGTCCAGATCAGCTGCGCCATCGAGGTCGCCGACCCGCGTGACCCGGCCCAGCGCGCGGCCCTCGCCGCCTACGTCGAGCCCCGCTATCTCCACCAGACGATGGCTCGCGCCGCCGACGGCTCGATCCTCCGGGCGGTCGACCTGACCGCCGCGCTCGTGGCGGATCCGCCCGCGGCATGGCTGGCCGCCCGGCCGTGGCGGATCCACTACCATGTCCCCGTCGATGCCGAGCAACTTGGACCGCTCGGCACGACCCGCGCCGATCTGCGGGCCGCGATCGATGCGATCGGCGGGCTCGCCGAGCCGCCCCATCTGGAGATCGAGACCTACACCTGGCCCGTCATGGCCGGCGGGGCCGCCACGCCGATCGTCACCGGGATCGCCGACGAACTGCGGGCCACCCGCGACCTGCTCGCGGCTCCGGCCGCCGGCGGGCACGCGTCCTTCAGCGGTTGA